From a region of the Castor canadensis chromosome 7, mCasCan1.hap1v2, whole genome shotgun sequence genome:
- the Tlx1 gene encoding T-cell leukemia homeobox protein 1 isoform X2 — protein sequence MEHLGPHHLHPGHAEPISFGIDQILNSPDQGGCMGPASRLQDGEYGLGCLVGGAYTYGGGGSAAGAGAGSAGAYGAGGPGGPGGPAGGGGACSMGPLAGSYNVNMALAGGPGPGGGGGGGGGGSGALSAAGVIRVPAHRPLTGAVAHPQPLATGLPTVPSVPAVPGVNNLTGLTFPWMESNRRYTKDRFTGHPYQNRTPPKKKKPRTSFTRLQICELEKRFHRQKYLASAERAALAKALKMTDAQVKTWFQNRRTKWRRQTAEEREAERQQANRILLQLQQEAFQKSLAQPLPADPLCVHNSSLFALQNLQPWSDDSTKITSVTSVASACE from the exons ATGGAGCACCTGGGTCCGCACCACCTCCACCCCGGCCACGCGGAGCCCATCAGCTTCGGCATCGACCAGATCCTCAACAGCCCGGACCAGGGCGGCTGCATGGGGCCCGCCTCGCGCCTCCAAGACGGAGAATATGGCCTTGGCTGTTTGGTCGGAGGCGCCTACACTTACGGCGGTGGGGGCTCCGCGGCCGGAGCGGGGGCCGGGAGCGCGGGAGCCTATGGCGCTGGCGGCCCGGGCGGCCCCGGTGGCCCGGCAGGCGGTGGCGGTGCCTGCAGCATGGGCCCTCTGGCCGGCTCCTACAACGTGAACATGGCCTTGGCGGGCGGCCCTGgtcccggcggcggcggcggagggggcggcggcggcagcggagCTCTAAGCGCTGCGGGGGTGATTCGGGTGCCCGCGCACAGGCCGCTAACCGGAGCCGTGGCGCACCCCCAGCCCCTAGCCACTGGCTTGCCCACTGTGCCCTCTGTGCCTGCCGTGCCGGGCGTCAATAACCTCACCGGCCTCACCTTCCCCTGGATGGAGAGTAACCGCAGATACACAAAGGACAGGTTCACAG GTCACCCCTATCAGAATCGGACGCCCCCCAAGAAGAAGAAGCCGCGCACGTCCTTCACGCGCCTGCAGATCTGCGAGCTGGAGAAGCGCTTTCACCGCCAGAAGTACTTGGCCTCGGCCGAGCGCGCAGCCCTGGCCAAGGCGCTCAAAATGACCGACGCGCAGGTCAAAACCTGGTTCCAGAATCGGCGAACCAAGTGGAG GCGACAGACCGCAGAGGAGCGTGAGGCGGAGAGACAGCAGGCGAACCGCATCCTCCTGCAGCTGCAGCAGGAGGCCTTTCAGAAGAGCCTGGCGCAGCCGCTGCCGGCAGACCCACTGTGTGTGCACAATTCATCGCTCTTCGCCCTGCAGAACCTGCAGCCGTGGTCTGACGACTCCACTAAAATCACTAGCGTCACGTCAGTGGCGTCCGCCTGCGAGTGA
- the Tlx1 gene encoding T-cell leukemia homeobox protein 1 isoform X1, whose product MEHLGPHHLHPGHAEPISFGIDQILNSPDQGGCMGPASRLQDGEYGLGCLVGGAYTYGGGGSAAGAGAGSAGAYGAGGPGGPGGPAGGGGACSMGPLAGSYNVNMALAGGPGPGGGGGGGGGGSGALSAAGVIRVPAHRPLTGAVAHPQPLATGLPTVPSVPAVPGVNNLTGLTFPWMESNRRYTKDRFTVALSPFTVTRRIGHPYQNRTPPKKKKPRTSFTRLQICELEKRFHRQKYLASAERAALAKALKMTDAQVKTWFQNRRTKWRRQTAEEREAERQQANRILLQLQQEAFQKSLAQPLPADPLCVHNSSLFALQNLQPWSDDSTKITSVTSVASACE is encoded by the exons ATGGAGCACCTGGGTCCGCACCACCTCCACCCCGGCCACGCGGAGCCCATCAGCTTCGGCATCGACCAGATCCTCAACAGCCCGGACCAGGGCGGCTGCATGGGGCCCGCCTCGCGCCTCCAAGACGGAGAATATGGCCTTGGCTGTTTGGTCGGAGGCGCCTACACTTACGGCGGTGGGGGCTCCGCGGCCGGAGCGGGGGCCGGGAGCGCGGGAGCCTATGGCGCTGGCGGCCCGGGCGGCCCCGGTGGCCCGGCAGGCGGTGGCGGTGCCTGCAGCATGGGCCCTCTGGCCGGCTCCTACAACGTGAACATGGCCTTGGCGGGCGGCCCTGgtcccggcggcggcggcggagggggcggcggcggcagcggagCTCTAAGCGCTGCGGGGGTGATTCGGGTGCCCGCGCACAGGCCGCTAACCGGAGCCGTGGCGCACCCCCAGCCCCTAGCCACTGGCTTGCCCACTGTGCCCTCTGTGCCTGCCGTGCCGGGCGTCAATAACCTCACCGGCCTCACCTTCCCCTGGATGGAGAGTAACCGCAGATACACAAAGGACAGGTTCACAG TGGCCCTCTCACCCTTCACTGTAACACGCCGTATAGGTCACCCCTATCAGAATCGGACGCCCCCCAAGAAGAAGAAGCCGCGCACGTCCTTCACGCGCCTGCAGATCTGCGAGCTGGAGAAGCGCTTTCACCGCCAGAAGTACTTGGCCTCGGCCGAGCGCGCAGCCCTGGCCAAGGCGCTCAAAATGACCGACGCGCAGGTCAAAACCTGGTTCCAGAATCGGCGAACCAAGTGGAG GCGACAGACCGCAGAGGAGCGTGAGGCGGAGAGACAGCAGGCGAACCGCATCCTCCTGCAGCTGCAGCAGGAGGCCTTTCAGAAGAGCCTGGCGCAGCCGCTGCCGGCAGACCCACTGTGTGTGCACAATTCATCGCTCTTCGCCCTGCAGAACCTGCAGCCGTGGTCTGACGACTCCACTAAAATCACTAGCGTCACGTCAGTGGCGTCCGCCTGCGAGTGA